One Vespula pensylvanica isolate Volc-1 chromosome 14, ASM1446617v1, whole genome shotgun sequence genomic window carries:
- the LOC122634373 gene encoding uncharacterized protein LOC122634373 isoform X1 yields the protein MRWFRGHAEAPRLLSLSPLQADEDLDGASYHFHVTSQYRDMSPVRWTRRKSSSSESERNCYNVQTSRVTTERTPNKKEKKKIQEERRRICEKRHPLLDRVKNTRLTFFKDRDSDEDEENEENEENEDDEVSDRMQFRSMYELSQRGLTRNEFRRSVCENDLKDITEEERIRAKRKRRSKSQNRLVSQRKSQHQEDRYSFLGLQTSTPENLKHSVLPSETYNDSHGGPRLSRWRKSKEKDLTEEEDRNQEDQSERPKEGFDSITPSSCLAAKFRAMQDRYLKSSTSKLIAKIYKKDNKECKDGKDKRRLRSFSYGTLPGLEELRTNPLYEDQDQDDNDSGILDNDSATSSLLDDRCSSGASGLMTSQSSNNDSPPRLPPRKPSTSIMDADRTARFFSALDIHCVRTDGKACTKDILTFDPNDDSSELIGEESRSENSKASQLPVIRSKAYITETMVVKLFRETPDQCLGIFIAKTAESSPGYLVAHVVPNGLADKEGTLKIGDEILIVNGRRLRGLSMAEARKILGNGSGPGEVDIVVSRYSGVDHAKKLKESSVDYENVSIENGHGVIVEDSPRSRFKKHQAKHHRDRKNESGRSIISDKTILSTDNNGSATQLQTQSVSNFCTLPRRPRSTVSTFLTVLFEKGPGKKSLGFTIVGGKDSPKGSIGIFIKSVLPSGQAAEDGRLRAGDEILAVNGQVCHDLTHREAVQLFRHIKSGPVALHLCRRIKNREPQATKAKSCADLLLVDT from the exons ACATGTCACCGGTTAGATGGACTCGTAGAAAATCATCAAGCTCGGAATCGGAGAGGAATTGTTACAACGTTCAAACGTCTCGCGTGACGACCGAACGTACtccaaataagaaagaaaagaagaagatacaagAGGAAAGACGTAGGATTTGCGAGAAGAGACATCCTTTGTTGGACCGAGTGAAAAATACGAGGCTTACATTTTTCAAGGACAGAGATtccgacgaggacgaggaaaaCGAGGAGAACGAGGAAAACGAGGACGATGAGGTATCCGATAGAATGCAATTTCGATCGATGTACGAGCTCAGCCAACGTGGTTTAACGAGGAACGAGTTTCGAAGATCCGTTTGTGAGAATGATTTGAAGGACATAACAGAAGAGGAAAGGATTCGAGCTAAGAGGAAACGTAGATCAAAGTCACAGAACAGGTTGGTGTCTCAACGCAAATCCCAACATCAGGAGGatcgttattcttttttggGTTTGCAAACGTCGACACCAGAAAATCTGAAACATTCTGTGTTACCTAGTGAAACGTACAACGATAGTCACGGGGGACCGAGATTGTCTCGATGGAGgaagagcaaagaaaaagatctgaCCGAGGAGGAGGATAGAAATCAGGAGGATCAGAGTGAAAGACCGAAAGAAGGTTTCGATAGCATCACGCCGTCCAGTTGTCTCGCAGCCAAATTCCGTGCTATGCAGGATAGATATCTCAAGAGTTCAACGAGTAAACTCATCGCTAAGATTTACAAGAAGGATAATAAAGAGTGTAAGGATGGTAAGGACAAGAGAAGATTACGTAGCTTTTCTTACGGTACTTTGCCGGGTCTCGAGGAGTTAAGAACGAATCCTCTTTACGAGGATCAGGATCAGGACGACAATGATTCCGGTATTTTGGACAATGACTCGGCTACTAGTTCTCTTCTTGATGACAGATGTAGTAGCGGTGCGTCCGGTCTGATGACAAGTCAATCTAGTAACAACGATTCACCGCCAAGACTACCACCTAGAAAACCTTCGACCTCGATAATGGACGCCGATAGGACAGCACGTTTCTTTTCTGCTTTGGATATTCATTGCGTTAGAACGGATGGTAAAGCTTGTACGAAGGACATCCTAACGTTCGATCCAAACGATGATTCTTCCGAGCTGATCGGAGAAGAGTCTAGATCGGAGAATTCTAAAGCGTCTCAGTTACCGGTAATCAGAAGTAAAGCTTACATAACCGAAACTATGGTAGTGAAATTGTTCCGAGAGACGCCCGATCAATGTTTAGGGATTTTCATAGCTAAAACCGCTGAGAGTAGTCCAGGATATTTGGTGGCACATGTTGTACCCAATGGATTGGCCGATAAAGAAGGAACCTTGAAGATTGGCGATGAGATATTGATTGTCAATGGAAGGAGACTTCGAGGATTGAGCATGGCCGAGGCTAGAAAAATTCTAGGCAATGGAAGTGGCCCTGGTGAAGTCGATATCGTTGTATCTAGGTATTCCGGTGTGGATCATGCTAAAAAACTTAAAGAAAGCAGCGTAGATTATGAAAACGTTAGCATAGAAAACGGTCATGGCGTTATAGTCGAGGATTCGCCTAGATCTCGTTTTAAAAAGCATCAGGCCAAACATcacagagatagaaaaaatgaatctGGCAGATCCATCATCTCCGATAAAACGATTTTGTCGACGGACAACAATGGATCCGCGACTCAATTGCAAACGCAAAGTGTATCGAATTTTTGTACCTTACCTAGAAGACCAAGGAGCACGGTTTCAACGTTTTTGACAGTTCTATTCGAAAAGGGTCCCGGAAAGAAATCTTTGGGCTTTACCATTGTCGGTGGAAAGGACAGTCCTAAAGGAAGCATCG GCATCTTCATAAAATCGGTTCTACCAAGTGGTCAGGCCGCCGAAGATGGTCGTTTGCGTGCAGGAGACGAGATTTTAGCTGTGAACGGTCAGGTTTGTCACGACTTGACACACAGAGAAGCTGTACAACTCTTTCGCCATATCAAAAGTGGCCCGGTTGCGTTACATTTGTGCAGACGTATTAAAAATCGAGAACCACA